The following proteins come from a genomic window of Heyndrickxia acidicola:
- the ligA gene encoding NAD-dependent DNA ligase LigA: MEIKTAEKRVKELHTLLNQYSYEYHVKDHPTVPDSEYDRLLKELNDIEAEYPELITSDSPTQRVGGEPQSAFTKVEHRTPMLSLANAFNEEDLRDFDRKVRQAAGEDYEYVCELKIDGLAVSLRYEDGLFVQGATRGDGTIGEDITVNLRTIRSIPLRIKEPFSIEVRGEAYMPKKSFEQLNRAKEENGEEPFANPRNAAAGSLRQLDPRIAASRNLSIFLYAIGDPGETGVTAHSAGLDLLEDLGFKVNKERKLCKNIDEVLDYIKNWTEKRPDLPYEIDGIVIKVNSLAQQQELGSTVKTPRWSIAYKFPAEEVVTKLISIELNVGRTGVVTPTAVLEPVRVAGTTVKRASLHNEDLIREKDIMLGDYVVVKKAGDIIPEVVNVLTDRRTGEEQEFKMPTHCPDCESELIRLEGEVALRCINPKCPAQIREGLIHFVSRNAMNIEGLGEKVISLLFSHQLIHDVADIYRLTREQLLNLERMGEKSAGNLLDAIEASKQNSLEKLLFGLGIRHVGFKAAKTLAQTFETMEKLQAATREELTAIQDIGEKMADSIVAYFENEEARELVKELQSLSVNMIYKGPKPVEAVNASSPLAGKTVVLTGKLEQMTREEAKERLEALGANVTGSVSKKTDLVIAGADAGSKLTKAEQLGIEVWDENRFVQEVKE; this comes from the coding sequence ATGGAAATAAAAACCGCTGAAAAAAGGGTGAAAGAGCTTCATACTCTATTAAACCAGTACAGCTATGAATACCATGTAAAGGATCATCCAACTGTACCTGATTCGGAATATGACAGGCTCCTGAAAGAGCTGAATGATATTGAAGCTGAATACCCAGAGCTGATTACATCGGATTCTCCTACTCAGCGGGTAGGAGGTGAACCACAGTCAGCCTTTACAAAAGTGGAACACAGGACTCCGATGCTATCTTTGGCAAATGCCTTTAATGAAGAGGATTTACGTGATTTTGACCGCAAAGTAAGACAGGCAGCAGGAGAAGATTACGAGTATGTCTGCGAATTGAAAATTGATGGATTGGCGGTCTCACTTCGCTATGAAGACGGACTGTTTGTCCAAGGCGCCACTCGCGGAGACGGAACCATTGGAGAGGACATAACTGTCAATCTCAGGACAATCCGATCTATTCCTCTCAGAATAAAAGAACCTTTTTCTATCGAGGTGCGCGGCGAGGCCTATATGCCGAAAAAATCATTTGAGCAGCTGAACAGGGCGAAAGAAGAGAACGGAGAAGAGCCTTTTGCGAATCCTCGAAATGCTGCTGCAGGTTCATTGCGCCAGCTTGATCCGCGAATTGCAGCTTCAAGGAATTTAAGCATCTTTCTTTATGCCATCGGCGATCCCGGTGAAACAGGCGTCACCGCCCACAGCGCCGGCCTGGATTTGCTTGAAGACCTGGGATTTAAAGTAAATAAAGAACGCAAGCTTTGTAAAAATATTGATGAAGTGCTTGATTATATTAAAAACTGGACAGAAAAGCGGCCAGACCTTCCGTATGAAATTGATGGGATTGTCATCAAGGTGAACTCTCTTGCCCAGCAGCAGGAGCTTGGTTCAACAGTAAAAACCCCGCGCTGGTCCATTGCTTATAAGTTTCCTGCAGAGGAAGTCGTTACGAAATTGATCAGTATCGAACTAAATGTAGGAAGGACGGGCGTTGTAACACCCACTGCGGTTCTTGAACCTGTTCGGGTTGCAGGTACAACGGTTAAAAGAGCCTCCCTTCATAATGAAGACTTAATTCGTGAAAAAGATATTATGCTTGGCGATTATGTGGTAGTAAAAAAAGCAGGGGACATTATCCCGGAAGTAGTGAATGTTCTGACGGACAGAAGAACAGGTGAGGAGCAGGAGTTTAAAATGCCGACTCATTGCCCTGATTGCGAGAGTGAACTGATCCGTTTGGAGGGTGAAGTGGCTCTCCGCTGCATCAATCCGAAGTGCCCTGCCCAAATTCGCGAGGGCCTGATTCATTTTGTGTCACGAAATGCAATGAACATAGAAGGGCTGGGGGAAAAGGTCATCAGCCTCCTATTTAGCCATCAGTTAATCCATGATGTAGCGGATATCTATAGACTGACAAGAGAGCAGCTTCTTAACCTGGAAAGAATGGGTGAAAAATCCGCAGGGAATTTACTGGATGCCATAGAAGCGTCCAAACAAAATTCTTTGGAAAAGCTTTTGTTTGGTCTTGGCATTCGGCATGTAGGTTTCAAGGCTGCCAAAACACTTGCTCAAACGTTTGAAACTATGGAGAAGCTGCAGGCAGCAACAAGAGAAGAACTGACAGCCATTCAGGATATTGGTGAAAAGATGGCGGACTCCATTGTGGCGTATTTCGAAAACGAAGAAGCCAGGGAGTTAGTAAAAGAGCTGCAGTCCCTTAGTGTCAATATGATTTACAAGGGACCAAAGCCTGTTGAAGCAGTGAACGCCTCCTCGCCATTAGCAGGAAAAACCGTAGTACTGACAGGAAAACTTGAGCAAATGACCCGTGAAGAGGCCAAGGAGCGTTTGGAAGCACTAGGGGCTAATGTAACGGGCAGTGTCAGCAAGAAGACGGATTTAGTTATTGCCGGGGCAGATGCCGGTTCAAAGCTTACAAAAGCGGAACAGCTGGGAATAGAGGTCTGGGATGAAAATCGTTTTGTACAAGAAGTAAAAGAGTGA